From a single Populus nigra chromosome 18, ddPopNigr1.1, whole genome shotgun sequence genomic region:
- the LOC133678023 gene encoding uncharacterized protein LOC133678023 has product MSQGSAYQTRQQQGLNTTSGDYHDYISRLSKMPSVIHGAPQYPSVHKAFNNKVTQEEEVNKARQDNVNKKNPTRSTKKVRVKEQVQVIDQNGNRKSEDIEEDVDGEAEGFIQRKQRGFELCKWKTFKFP; this is encoded by the coding sequence ATGTCTCAAGGCTCTGCCTACCAAACTAGGCAGCAGCAAGGCTTGAACACCACGTCCGGTGATTACCATGACTATATTTCGAGGTTATCAAAGATGCCTAGTGTTATCCATGGTGCCCCCCAGTACCCAAGTGTTCACAAGGCCTTCAACAACAAGGTAACTCAAGAAGAAGAGGTTAATAAGGCTCGCCAAGACAATGTCAACAAGAAGAATCCCACCAGGTCTACCAAGAAGGTTCGGGTGAAGGAGCAAGTGCAAGTTATCGATCAAAATGGGAATCGGAAATCAGAAGATATCGAAGAAGATGTTGATGGTGAAGCTGAGGGTTTCATCCAGCGGAAGCAAAGGGGCTTTGAACTGTGCAAATGGAAGACCTTCAAATTTCCATAG